Within the Streptomyces sp. YIM 121038 genome, the region GCGACCAGGACGCGCATCCCCAGGCCGGTCTCGCGCGAGGCGCTGTCGACGGCGTCCAGGATGACTTCCAGGGCCGGGATGAGCCCGCCGAGCCGGGGCGCGTACGACGTCGGGTCGACCTGGATCTCCAGCCAGCCGGAACCGTCCCTGAGGTCCTCCTGCGCGGCCTCCCGCACCAGCCGCTGGATGTCCTCCGGCTCGCGCAGACAGGACCGCGCGATGTCGTAGAGCCGCTGGAAGCGGAACCAGCCGCGCTCGTCGGTGGCGCGCAGCTTCGGCGGGGTCCCGCCGGTCAGCGCGGCGGGCAGGTGGACGCCGTACTTGTCGGCGAGCTCCAGGAGGGTGGAGGGCCGCATCGACCCGGTGAAGTGCAGGTGCAGATGGGCTTTGGGCAGCTCGCTGACGTCTCGTACACGCTCCATTCCAGGATCTTGCCGTACGCACCCCCGTCCCGGTAGCCGCTTCTTCCCATGAGGTACGTCACCGAACGAAGGAACGGAACCACCGCATGACGAAGGAACGGGCCCGCCGCATCATGTGACGCGGCGGGCCCGTTCCCTCGGGGCGGCGGGGGTCAGTCCCGCGCCTCCGCAAGCAGCTTCTGGATCCGCGAGACGCCCTCGACGAGGTCCTCGTCACCGAGGGCGTACGACAGGCGCAGATAGCCCGGCGTGCCGAAGGCCTCGCCCGGGACGACCGCGACCTCGACCTCGTCCAGGATCAGCGCGGCCAGCTCGACGGAGTCCTGCGGGCGCTTGCCGCGGATCTCCTTGCCGATGAGGCCCTTCACCGACGGGTACGCGTAGAAGGCGCCCTCGGGCTCGGGGCAGACGACGCCGTCGATCTCGTTCAGCATCCGCACGATCGTCCTGCGGCGGCGGTCGAAGGCCTCGCGCATCTTCTCGACGGCGGTCAGATCGCCGGAGACGGCGGCGATGGCGGCGGCCTGCGCGACGTTGGAGACGTTGGAGGTGGCGTGCGACTGGAGGTTCGTCGCGGCCTTCACCACGTCCTTCGGGCCGATGATCCACCCCACGCGCCAGCCGGTCATCGCGTACGTCTTCGCGACGCCGTTCACCACGATGCACTTGTCGCGCAGCTCGGGCAGGAGCGCGGGCAGCGACGTGAACTCGGCATCCCCATAGACCAGGTGCTCGTAGATCTCGTCCGTCATCACCCACAGGCCGTGCTCGTGCGCCCAGCGCCCGATGGCCTCCGCGTCCTCGCGGCTGTAGACCGCGCCCGTCGGGTTCGACGGCGACACGAAGAGGACGACCTTGGTCTTCTCCGTGCGCGCGGCCTCCAGCTGCTCGACCGAGACGCGGTAGCCGGTGGTCTCGTCGGCGACGACGTCGACCGGGACGCCGCCCGCGAGACGGATCGACTCCGGGTACGTCGTCCAGTACGGCGCCGGGACGATGACCTCGTCACCCGGGTCGAGGATCGCGGCGAAGGCCTCGTAGATGGCCTGCTTGCCGCCGTTGGTGACGAGGATCTGGGCGGCCTCGGGCTCGTAGCCGGAGTCGCGCAGCGTCTTCGCGGCGATCGCGGCCTTCAGCTCGGGCAGGCCGCCCGCCGGGGTGTACCGGTGGTACTTCGGGTTCTTGCAGGCCTCGACGGCCGCCTCGACGATGTAGTCCGGGGTCGGGAAGTCGGGCTCGCCCGCGCCGAAACCGATCACCGGGCGCCCGGCGGCCTTGAGGGCCTTGGCCTTGGCGTCGACGGCGAGGGTCGCGGACTCGGAGATCGCGCCGACTCGGGCGGAGACCCGGCGCTCGGTGGGTGGAGTGACAGCGCTCATGCGCCCATCGTTCCAGACCCCGAGGGGCCCGGGCACACGGGTTTGCCGGATGGCCCGCCGGGCCTCGGCCCCACCCTGCCGCCGGCCTCGGCCCCGCCCCGTTCCCGGCCTCGACGCCACCCCGCCCCCGGCCCCGGGTCCCCCTCCCTCCCGGCCCCGCCCCGCCCCAGGTCCGGCCGCTCGCAGGGGCGCCCGCCACACCCCCGAGCGCCCCCGGAACGACCGGCGGAACCCCAGCTGTTCGACGGGGCGCTCCGGACCACGTACACTCACTCGTCGTTGGCCCTCACCGGCCGCTCCTTCCACCGCACTCCGTGCACATGGTCGGATGCGGTAGGTTGGGGGAAACCAAAGGGTCGTAGCTCAATTGGTAGAGCACTGGTCTCCAAAACCAGCGGTTGGGGGTTCAAGTCCCTCCGGCCCTGCTACACACTCCTTCGCCAGGATGTGTGCGCATGTACGTACTGCATTGCACCGCCGTGCGGCTCAACCGGGCGCGGCACGGCCACGACCCGGAATCAGGTGAGGACGAGTGACGGACGCCGTGGGCTCCATCGACATGCCTGATGCCCAGGACGAGGCGCCGGAGTCCAAGAAGGGCCGCAAGGGCGGCAAGCGCGGCAAGAAGGGCCCCCTGGGCCGTCTCGCGCTCTTCTACCGCCAGATCGTCGCCGAGCTGCGCAAGGTCGTCTGGCCCACCCGGAACCAGCTCACGACGTACACCACCGTCGTGATCGTCTTCGTCGTCATCATGATCGGTCTGGTGACCGTGATTGACTATGGCTTCAGCCACCTCATCAAGTACATCTTCGGCTAGGCCGAAAGCGAAGGGCGCCGCACCAGGCGCCCCTTTCGCGTGTTCCACCCCCATGTATCCAGGAAGAAGCAGCCACCGTGTCTGACCCGAACCTGAACGACGCCATCGAGTCGGCGGAGTCCGTGGAGGACCAGATCGACATCGTCGAGGCGGCGGACGCCGTGGACCCGGACGAGGTCGAGGCTGCCGACGCCGCCGCCGGTGAGGCTGCCGAAGAGGCCGCTGTGCACGAGGACGACGAGGTCGAGGCCGTCGCGGAGACCGACGAGGACGACGCCGTCGCCGAGCTCGACGAGGACGCCGCTGCCGCCGACTCCGCCGAGGACGAGGCCGAGGTCGAGGAGGCGGAGCCCGCCGAGCCGGTCGACCCCGTCGCCGCCCTCCGTGACGAGCTGCGCGGCCTGCCCGGCGAGTGGTACGTCATCCACACCTACGCCGGTTACGAGAACCGCGTGAAGACCAACCTCGAGCAGCGCGCCGTCTCGCTCAACGTCGAGGACTACATCTTCCAGGCCGAGGTGCCCCAGGAAGAGGTCGTCCAGATCAAGAACGGCGACCGCAAGACGATCCGCCAGAACAAGCTCCCCGGCTACGTCCTGGTCCGCATGGACCTGACGAACGAGTCCTGGGGCGTCGTCCGCAACACCCCCGGCGTCACCGGCTTCGTGGGCAACGCCTACGACCCGTACCCGCTGACCCTGGACGAGATCGTCAAGATGCTCGCCCCGGAGGCCGAGGAGAAGGCCGCCCGCGAGGCCGCCGAGGCCGAGGGCAAGCCCGCCCCGCAGCGCAAGGTCGAGGTCCAGGTCCTGGACTTCGAGGTCGGCGACTCGGTCACCGTCACCGACGGCCCCTTCGCCACGCTCCAGGCCACGATCAACGAGATCAACGCCGACTCGAAGAAGGTCAAGGGCCTCGTCGAGATCTTCGGCCGCGAGACCCCGGTCGAGCTCAGCTTCGACCAGATCCAGAAGAACTGACGCCAAGCTCTTCCGACAGGGCCCCCGACCAGCGGATCTCCGCCGGACGGGGGCCCTGTCGCATGCCCCGGCACAGAACCGGGCCGAACACATGTGTTCCGCACCACAACCATCGGGCGACCCGGGCTGTCTGACCTGGTAGACGGAACCTTCCGGCCTCCCACCGCTCTCCACCACGCACCACCCACGCCCAAGGGGATTCCTGCGACCCTGGCGCGGCGATTTGTGGTGCTCTGCTGCGGTATGGCCGGATGGGCTCACTCACCACGAGCAAGGGGACACCTCATGAGAGCTCGCAAGACCGCGATCGCCGCCTCTGCCTGTGCCTTCGTCCTGCTCGGCGGCGGCTCCGCGCTCGCCGGCACCGGCCCCGCCCCCGCGCCCGGCGCCCGCGGGGCCGCGCCCCAGTCGACGGCGCCCTCCGCGGACGGCAACCCGAGGAGCGCCAAGGCACAGGCCGCGGGGGTCTGTGCCGACGCGTACCAGATCGGGACCACCGCCTACATCGACCGGGGCGGCGCGCACGCGGCATCGGTCAAGCAGTTCTACTCGCCCTCGTGCAAGAAGAACTACGGCTACGTGTGGGTGTGGAAGAGCTTCCGCGACAAGATCAAGGACTACGACGTCAGCACCGGTGTCTACAGCTACTCCCGGGACGAGATCCTCGGCCAGGACTGGTGGAACCGCACCAACAGCGCGGAGTTCTGGTCGCTGCCCGCCGCCACCGCCGCCGAGTGCACCGCGGCGATCGGCCAGCTGCGCGCCCCCGGTGACCCGCTGCCGGGCCAGGCGCTGACCTCCAAGCGCTGCTGAGCCGAGCCGCGCTCCCCATGCTCGCTCGGCGGGGGCCGCCCTCCCGGCCCTCGTCGAGCGGGGCCGTTGATACGTCCGTGGGCCCGTCACACGGGGGCGGGCCCACGGGCCTGCTCGGGGGCCGGTTTGGGCCCCGGCGCGTTACCCGTTATCGTAGGGCGGTATGCCTCCATCCAAATGATCCAGACGATCGTGTGACGGTCGTCGCGGAACGCCGCTGGATCATGTCGGAGGGGGCTGCTCAACACTCTCACTAGGACCCGGAGAGAGCAATGCCTCCCAAGAAGAAGAAGGTCACGGGGCTTATCAAGCTCCAGATCCAGGCC harbors:
- a CDS encoding pyridoxal phosphate-dependent aminotransferase codes for the protein MSAVTPPTERRVSARVGAISESATLAVDAKAKALKAAGRPVIGFGAGEPDFPTPDYIVEAAVEACKNPKYHRYTPAGGLPELKAAIAAKTLRDSGYEPEAAQILVTNGGKQAIYEAFAAILDPGDEVIVPAPYWTTYPESIRLAGGVPVDVVADETTGYRVSVEQLEAARTEKTKVVLFVSPSNPTGAVYSREDAEAIGRWAHEHGLWVMTDEIYEHLVYGDAEFTSLPALLPELRDKCIVVNGVAKTYAMTGWRVGWIIGPKDVVKAATNLQSHATSNVSNVAQAAAIAAVSGDLTAVEKMREAFDRRRRTIVRMLNEIDGVVCPEPEGAFYAYPSVKGLIGKEIRGKRPQDSVELAALILDEVEVAVVPGEAFGTPGYLRLSYALGDEDLVEGVSRIQKLLAEARD
- the secE gene encoding preprotein translocase subunit SecE, translating into MTDAVGSIDMPDAQDEAPESKKGRKGGKRGKKGPLGRLALFYRQIVAELRKVVWPTRNQLTTYTTVVIVFVVIMIGLVTVIDYGFSHLIKYIFG
- the nusG gene encoding transcription termination/antitermination protein NusG, with product MSDPNLNDAIESAESVEDQIDIVEAADAVDPDEVEAADAAAGEAAEEAAVHEDDEVEAVAETDEDDAVAELDEDAAAADSAEDEAEVEEAEPAEPVDPVAALRDELRGLPGEWYVIHTYAGYENRVKTNLEQRAVSLNVEDYIFQAEVPQEEVVQIKNGDRKTIRQNKLPGYVLVRMDLTNESWGVVRNTPGVTGFVGNAYDPYPLTLDEIVKMLAPEAEEKAAREAAEAEGKPAPQRKVEVQVLDFEVGDSVTVTDGPFATLQATINEINADSKKVKGLVEIFGRETPVELSFDQIQKN